GGCAGAGATGTTGAGCCCATGGCAGAGGTGACAGCATGGCTACCTGTGGACACCAGCAGGAGCAAGACCAGATATCTGCTGCTGGAGCAAAGTGAGAATTCGTGCTCCAAGAGTTACTCACGTTGGCCTGGACCAGGATTTCGTGACTGGCGATTTGAAGGGAAGTTCATCGATGACAGTGTTGTTCCTCAGGTCCAGTGGTGATGGCTTtgctgggaaggggaaaagcCTTTATTCAGAGGCAGCATGTTCCTACAATTCAAGGTCCATGACTGGCATGAGAGGGTTCCCAACAAATTGTTGGTTCCTTCCCATCCTACCATTcagccccccagccctcctTGCTGATGCCAAACGCCCCCAGCCAAAATCCCTGCACTCATTTTTTGCCAAGACTGAGGGAGCCCCAAAGTGGATGAGTGGCCTCAAAAGGGGAATGTACCTCCTAGGGGATGGAGGTCTGCTAAAAATGCCCAAAGCCCAGAGTATAATAAACCCATTCACTAGGAAGCTGTGATAACCTGTTAGATGAGGAtatgcccagctctgccagcccaaAGCTGCCTCCATCCAGAGCGTTTCCCTGCAGGGGAACACCTGCAGGGTGTCATGAAAGCTATTCTCATCACAGATGGTTCATTAGGTAGAACAGAAAAACATTGTGCTCCAGACCCATCTCTCACTTAGCATGCTGATGGCCTTAGGGGTTGACACCCCAGTGATGGGAGCCCTCATCATCATCACCTCCTTGGTGACCTGTCAGGCGATGGTCTGGGAAGGGATTTTGGGGTGGCACATAGGGAAAGTTGCAGACAGAGAATGAGATCCTGCTTGTGACATACATCTTCTGTAAAGGCCAGGAGGGGTTTGAAACAAGCTGTTCAAGCACCCTGAAAGCTGCACCTGCATCACAGTCCCcctgaaagaggaaagggaacAGGGAAGATCTGGTCTGACTGCGTTGGCAGTAGCAAGGGACACCCCACATCGGACTCTACTGAGTGTGTACAAGAAGACAGATGTAGTCTGAAGTGCTGTGAGAACAGAAGGGTTCCTAGAAAGATTTACCCACAAACAGTCATCCTTTACCTTTCCGGTCGGGTTTGAGGTTGCGGTTGACTGGCGGGGGTTGGATTTCACTCAACCGTCTGTGGCACTGGCCCATGGCTCCTCCTTTATGCACGGGGAGGGTGGCTGAGGACAACCCTACCAGGTCAAAGTGGTGTGGCCCGGGGCTCATGGGGATGTAGAGGCTTTGGGCGTTGTCGTTGGCTTTCTCAGCGTGGATCAGGGGCGAGGAACCGGGGTTCATGGGGACGTAGTTGTCCTCGGAGTCGGTGCTGTGGGAGCGGGCCACCGCTGCCTTGGCTTGCTGGGGGAGGATGTGCTGTGAGGGTCAGACACTACTCAACACCATCCCACCACAAAccccttcatcccattatcacCAAACACACACACCTGAGGTGTGACCACCTCTAAAACCTCAACACAGAGGGAAGGGATGGTCTGCCCCCTCAGCCATCAGTTTGCACTGAGAGGGACCACTTCCACTGTTTCCAAGACATTGCAACATCCTGACTTCAGGGAAAGTTCTTGATCACCCAGACTTGAGCCTCTACTCATGATCAGACTGAGCTGCAGAAGCATGCTTAACCTGGAAAGTAATTTTTCCCTAGGCTCTGGCCATGACAAAAATGCAATATGAAAGCTTTAATGTCACTTCCATCTCAGGAAATCTTAGAAAGTGCACAAAAAAGGCTATTCTGTCAACAAAGTTCAGCTCAGCAGCCCCACAGTCTTTCAGGAAGAGGCTAAACTCctgggtgctttttttttttggaggtcAAAGCTCCAGGCAGATACACTCTGTGGAAGCACCCAAAGCAAAGTTCTGCATGGGGTGCTGAGTTAGGTGATTGTCCCTCCAACTATACCCTGCAGGTCACCATGGCTTTAACTGAACACAGCAATGAAACCCTTCTTAGCTCTGCAGGACTGGGCTGTGAGGTCCAACCTGGAACTGATTTTGAATCTATAAGGTGCAAAGGGTGTCTACAGAGTGGTGACCAACACCAAGGCCAGCTCACCAGGTAGGAGTTGTAGCCGTCATTCATCGACTCGACTGACTGCACAGTGCTGGAGCCTCCGTGCTGAGGGTATTCGTACGTCTCACAagaagaagctgcaacacaaccACAAATGCACAATGTGTCCCAGAGCAACTGCTAATAAAAAGGGCCCCTAAAACCAAAACCCGGGTACTAGGAGAGCAGTGTCTGCTCTTGAAGATCAAGACACTGATGGGAAGATGTGTTTTTTAGCCTGTCGTGGGCTCCCTGCTATGCTCCCTCCCAATTAGCATCTCTCTGATGTGTCAATGCAGCTGCACGTGCCACGTGGACCTAACCTGGTTCTGTCAAAGTGCTGCAAAATCCCAGGGGGAAAGATGTCAGATAAGGTAGATCATGGTGACAAAACTGGGTTAAGGGAGAGCTCCGTTACAGCTCACTCAGATGTAAGGGCTGGCAGCCTCCAGTAAGTGGAGGATGCTGTGAGGATGGAGTGCTAAGCTCTTAAACTGCTCTGTCTACTGCAGAGTATGGGTCTGCTCTCAGTCTAAATGTTGGTATTTAGGTAAAGGACATAGAAGAGGCATTTCAGAGATCTGTCTGTATCGTTTAGAGCATGTTTTATCTCCAACCACCTCTTTCAAGTTTCTCTGCAACTATCTCAACCTAGGCACAAGGTTTGTAAGGGGGGGACAATCATTCACAACCCATCCATGGTCAATGGGAAGGGTAGCTCTGCTGCACTGGGGATGTTGAGTCTTGGAGATGTGCAAAATAAAGTCCCTGTCTGgtgagcaaaaccaaaacagctccAGGTGAAGTACATTTTGATAAACCTAGCTGTGAATTGAAGTAAAAGCAAgccaaaagcagctgaaattaCCAAAGTCTGGTGAAAGGCTGCATGGGAaagcaggtttggggttttggttcAAGTTACAACACAGCCAAGAGCCAGCTGAGAAGCTCTGGTGGGCAGAGCCCTCAGGATGCCTCTCTCTGCCTACTGCATACAAACCCCAGGGACATCCTGACCAAGGACAGCTTCTCTGTGTTCAAGCCTCTGGTTGATACCAACAGCCATCCCAGTCCTACCACAACCCAGTTGGACCGACCCGTCCAAAGCTGCCAGATAGGACAAAGCCACCCCCAAGCTCCCCACCCCCAAATTCACCTCGGTGCAACCTGCTGTTCTCCATCGCTGGCAGCGTGTTTCTCCGGGGAATGGTGGCTGCCATGGGGGCCAGCCCTAAGCTTTCACCGGGCTGGGGTCTCTGTGGAGGGCTACCCCAGCGTGGCTCCGTCTGCCCAGGTTTGGGGGGCCGtgggggcggcgcggcgggcgaGTCACTGCCGGCCATGGCTAGAGCGTTGTGGTTCTTATCCAGTGTAAATGTCCTGGGGATCTGGTAGATGGAGAGAGGGGTGGCAGGGATGTCGTAGGAGTCCGTGGAGAGCTCCCCGAACTCCTTGCACAGGGTGTTGTTGGGAGTTTTGTAGGTGTAGACCTCCTCGTTGTCCGTTTCGGAGCTGGTGAGGCTCGCCTTGGGGTGCGCGTAGGAGCCGAAGGCACGCGGGAGGTCGTAGGCGCTGTCCCTCAGCTCCGAGTTGTGCCGGCTGGGTTTCGGCAGGCTGTAAAAGCCGTGCAGCTGCCCGCCAACCCCGTTCACACAGTGCCCGTTGCCCTGAGAGAGCTTCTGGACTGCTGTGTCGCTCCGCATGAAGAAGGCGGATCTCGTGGCTTGGGAGAAGCTGGCACTCCTGTGGGGGGAGAAAGGGGCTGAGATGGGGGGAGAGACAGTCCTGGGGGGCACCGAGCTCTGctcttagaatcacagactcacagactcatttcagctggaagagacctttaagatcaagtccagtctctgtcccagccctatcagccaccagcccatttccctcaatgcaacatccacccggctctgaaacccctccagggacggtgactccagcacctccctgggcagccccttccaatgcctgacagccctggcaccaaagaaattcctcctcacacccagcctgaacctcccctggaacgacttgaggccgtttcctcttgttctagtgcttgtcactagggagaacagaccaacctcCCCCTTGTtacagctgcctttcaggtctcccctgagctttcttttctccaggctcaacagccccagttccttcagcccttcctcatctgagacatgctccaaatcctttcctagcttggcagcccacctctggatcctctccagcacctcaatgtccttcttgtagagaggggcccaaaactagacacagtatttgaggtgcagcctgaCCAAAGCTGAGTCCAgtggaatgatcacctccctgctcctgctgacaacactttctgatccaggccaggatgcccttggccttcttggccacctgggcacactgctggctcatgttcaactgctgtctaccaacactgccaggtccctctctgcctgtcagctttccagccactcctccccaagcctgtagcactgctggagGTTGTATTCCTCATTGTGACCTTCCTGACTCACAGTGTGCATCCCCATGGCAGTGGGAACACCTCAGACCCCTCCCCACAACACAATTTATCCTGAAACACTTTCAAAACACCCATGCCATGGGTGGGATGTACATGCACCCAACTCTGTGGTAGGGCTAGGGGCAAGAATGAGCCTTTTTGTCCAGATGGAAATGGCTCCAAAGGGCAATTTTTGCAGGAGCTGACAGCAACCCAGGACACAGCTGCAAAGACCAACCCCATCAGCATCGCCATCACGCATCAGCTGCCCATCTGCAGTGAAGGAGGGGGGCTCACTCTCACTGCTGCCTCGCAAATGTGTTCTAGAGGGGCTGGAAAACCTCCTGACGCGGATTATTTCAAAGCCTCCAGTCCTGTAACCACTGTGCCCTCTTGCAGGGCAGGTGAGGACAGTCCCCAGCTGGGATTTGGGGTTTGCAGCTCTGATCCACACGGGATGAACCTCAGGGCTGCATTCAGATTTATTGAAGCCCACAAGTTCCCCAGGGTGAGCAGGGCAGCGTGGTCACAAAGTTCACGCCTTGCTAATGATTACTCAATTTGTATTGTGGTCATGCCCAGGGACACTAGACAGGAGAGAGGGTGAACACTGGGGAAACCTCAGTCCTCTAATGACTGCTCATTAGCCACTGCTCCTCTGCCAGTTCCCTCCAAGGCGTTTCATCTGCTGTTTTACCCCTCCTACTGCTTCCTTCTTCAATGTTCCAATGTCATGGATTATGAGTCCCATGGGCTtagccctctgcacccacaaCCCCTGGAGATGACATCTTTTGAGTCAGGAGGTGCTTGAATTGGCCACATGGAACTTATCTCTCTTACATCTTCAACCTTTGCCACTGTGAAGCAGCTCCCCACCCTGCAAGACGTGGGGAAATGCAAGATGTGGGGAAATGCAGCCATTGCTGTGGAAGCACAAGGGCTTCTGCCTCACATGCATCAGACTTTTGGGGACCATATGCTCACAGCTAGAAGGGGTTCAGCCAGCTCCAGTTAAACATCTCCTCGCTGAGAAGAGTCCTGCAGTGTACGAATCACTGTCCTGGGAGAAACTTTAATGCTTGTAGGGGGGAGTTTTCAGTTGCAGCAAAACACTGGGGAAGTGGCAGACCTATGGGAAAAGCTGGGAGACGCTGATTTACATTGCTCTGGTGGGGTGGATGCTCTGCAGGGATAACGGGGACTCTTTCAGGGAGCCATCACGAGATGGCGCTCAGAAACAGGGCTGATTTGGGCTAAAAACAAGTGATGCTGTGATATAAATCCCTGCTGCCTTCTTCAGAGCCTGGTCGGCCCGGGAGACATTGGAGCTCTGGCGGGGTCCTTTAGGCTGAAGACTTCAAACATCTCCCGGGTTAATTATTCAGCATTGCCCACCAATTAGCTACTATTACCCTCATTTTATGGATGAGTGAAGTAAGAGCTCTGGAGCTGAAAGGGGAGGGATTCCCAGCAGTCCTGCAGCCTGGCCCCGTGCACTGGGCATTGATCAGGGTGATTATTTCTAGCCCAGTTGCAGAGGCTGCTGACAGCCAGTTTTTCACTGCCCATCAAAGCAATGGTTATTGTTCCCTCCTCCCAGGGAGCGTGGTCCCAGCCACGCTTGGGTTCTCAGAGGGTGGTTTTCGGGGATCCTCAGAGCTGGAGCATCAGAGGGcctgttttaaaaaacactgtTCCATCAACTCCATCTGAAGTTGATTTTTCTGAGcgtttttctgttgttttttggggtagggaaaggcagctgcagcaggaaagcCCAGCGGAGGCTGCAGTTcgggctctgctctcaccccaagccagctgggctctggctgcctttctctccctccctctcttcctccctcctcgATGCTCCTGCAAGCCAAAACTCTTCACGTCAAAAAGCCTCCTCTCTATTTAAGGCAAGCGGCTGGGACTGGAGGCGGAGAGCTGTCGCTGGCTCAGAAACGCCGCACCGCTGGCTGCCGCGGAGCCCGGCCAGCGCTGGGAGCACTGCAgaccctgcccagccctctgcttGTGCTCCTTCTGGTTAAAGGCAGGAATTAGGGCCCCGTCTGCACCATCCCAAAGTGGTTGAGCTTGGAAGGGATGGCCAGAAGTCATCTGGTCCAGCCCCCTGTACTCAAGCAAGGCCAACCAGAGTGGGTTTCCCAGGACTATGCCCAGAGCTTTGGAATGTCTTCAA
Above is a window of Colius striatus isolate bColStr4 chromosome 1, bColStr4.1.hap1, whole genome shotgun sequence DNA encoding:
- the GAB2 gene encoding GRB2-associated-binding protein 2 isoform X1, which produces MSGGEVVCSGWLRKSPPEKKLRRYAWKKRWFVLRSGRMSGDPDVLEYYKNDHSKKPLRVINLNFCEQVDAGLTFNKKELQDSYIFDIKTTDRTFYLVAETEEDMNKWVRSICQICGFNQSEENTDTLRSMASMSHAPRSSPAELSGTGHHLLRERKSSVPSHSSQPTLFTFDSPTGHLQSTLSASAPQDYLFLHQCMSRKSENARSASFSQATRSAFFMRSDTAVQKLSQGNGHCVNGVGGQLHGFYSLPKPSRHNSELRDSAYDLPRAFGSYAHPKASLTSSETDNEEVYTYKTPNNTLCKEFGELSTDSYDIPATPLSIYQIPRTFTLDKNHNALAMAGSDSPAAPPPRPPKPGQTEPRWGSPPQRPQPGESLGLAPMAATIPRRNTLPAMENSRLHRASSCETYEYPQHGGSSTVQSVESMNDGYNSYLHILPQQAKAAVARSHSTDSEDNYVPMNPGSSPLIHAEKANDNAQSLYIPMSPGPHHFDLVGLSSATLPVHKGGAMGQCHRRLSEIQPPPVNRNLKPDRKAKPSPLDLRNNTVIDELPFKSPVTKSWSRPTQSFNAGSLQYCRPVSSQSITSTDSGDSEENYVAMQNPISASPVPSGTNSPAPKKSSGSVDYLALDFQPSSPGPHRKPSTSSVASDEKVDYVQVDKEKTQALQNTMQEWTDVRQSSEPTKSTKP
- the GAB2 gene encoding GRB2-associated-binding protein 2 isoform X2, giving the protein MSGGEVVCSGWLRKSPPEKKLRRYAWKKRWFVLRSGRMSGDPDVLEYYKNDHSKKPLRVINLNFCEQVDAGLTFNKKELQDSYIFDIKTTDRTFYLVAETEEDMNKWVRSICQICGFNQSEENTDTLRSMASMSHAPRSSPAELSGTGHHLLRERKSSVPSHSSQPTLFTFDSPTGHLQSTLSASAPQDYLFLHQCMSRKSENARSASFSQATRSAFFMRSDTAVQKLSQGNGHCVNGVGGQLHGFYSLPKPSRHNSELRDSAYDLPRAFGSYAHPKASLTSSETDNEEVYTYKTPNNTLCKEFGELSTDSYDIPATPLSIYQIPRTFTLDKNHNALAMAGSDSPAAPPPRPPKPGQTEPRWGSPPQRPQPGESLGLAPMAATIPRRNTLPAMENSRLHRASSCETYEYPQHGGSSTVQSVESMNDGYNSYLQAKAAVARSHSTDSEDNYVPMNPGSSPLIHAEKANDNAQSLYIPMSPGPHHFDLVGLSSATLPVHKGGAMGQCHRRLSEIQPPPVNRNLKPDRKAKPSPLDLRNNTVIDELPFKSPVTKSWSRPTQSFNAGSLQYCRPVSSQSITSTDSGDSEENYVAMQNPISASPVPSGTNSPAPKKSSGSVDYLALDFQPSSPGPHRKPSTSSVASDEKVDYVQVDKEKTQALQNTMQEWTDVRQSSEPTKSTKP